Proteins encoded in a region of the Moritella marina ATCC 15381 genome:
- the holB gene encoding DNA polymerase III subunit delta', with amino-acid sequence MLYPWLLPHWEKQQAQMTAGRLHHALFVTSPNGMGKLSYAQMLSQTLLCKEPIGWEPCHHCHPCQLFETSVHPDYYLVATEPGKVIGVDQIRNISQKLNEHSQLGGNKVVIIEHAESFNLASANALLKTLEEPSDGSYIILLAENKSQVLPTIYSRCQKLHLPAPAEQDTLTWLQQQFPIESPTLTSIRINHGAPLHTLSYLNNGDDDLRKEIFSNISLLTQQPAAITRLCEIISDRTLEKLSWLQFILLDLQKVARGVSIDYIVNTDQLEWLTHFSTLLSQDKITQLQSELTELRQLLLQNNNLTAETLVLSFLIKLKRFIN; translated from the coding sequence ATGTTATATCCTTGGTTATTACCACATTGGGAAAAACAGCAAGCGCAAATGACAGCGGGTCGTTTGCACCATGCTTTGTTTGTGACGAGTCCGAACGGTATGGGTAAGCTGTCTTACGCACAGATGCTTTCCCAAACATTACTCTGTAAAGAGCCGATTGGTTGGGAACCTTGCCATCACTGTCATCCTTGCCAGTTGTTCGAGACCAGCGTGCATCCTGACTATTATTTGGTTGCCACAGAACCAGGGAAAGTGATTGGTGTTGATCAAATACGAAACATAAGTCAGAAATTAAATGAACATTCACAGCTTGGTGGAAATAAAGTGGTGATCATTGAGCATGCAGAAAGCTTCAACCTTGCGTCAGCGAATGCCTTGCTTAAAACGTTAGAAGAGCCAAGTGATGGCAGCTATATCATTTTGCTTGCTGAGAATAAATCTCAGGTGCTACCTACTATTTATAGTCGTTGTCAGAAGTTACACCTTCCAGCCCCTGCAGAGCAGGATACATTAACTTGGTTACAACAGCAGTTTCCGATTGAAAGCCCCACGTTGACCTCGATCCGTATTAATCATGGGGCACCTTTACACACGCTAAGTTATTTAAACAACGGTGATGATGATTTACGCAAAGAGATATTTTCTAATATTAGCTTGTTGACGCAACAGCCAGCCGCTATTACACGTTTATGTGAAATTATTTCAGACCGGACATTAGAAAAATTATCTTGGTTACAATTCATCTTACTGGATTTACAGAAAGTGGCTAGAGGAGTGAGTATTGATTATATTGTTAATACTGACCAGTTAGAATGGTTAACTCATTTTTCAACATTGCTATCACAAGATAAAATTACTCAACTACAATCAGAATTAACAGAACTTCGTCAGTTGTTATTACAAAATAATAATTTAACCGCAGAAACTTTAGTACTGTCCTTTTTGATTAAACTTAAAAGATTTATAAATTAA
- a CDS encoding TatD family hydrolase, whose protein sequence is MLVDSHCHLDGLNYDTIHTDLADVVNKATERGVSHLLSVSVTLPRFKTMIELIADFDNIHASCGVHPLNLEDEYEKLELLALASNDKVVAIGETGLDYFYSPENKDIQQASFRNHIQVAIELKKPLIIHTRGAVDDTIRILREEGAEKIGGVIHCFTESDAMAAAVLEMGFYISISGIVTFKSAKDLQAVVKTIPADRLLVETDSPYLAPVPYRGKENQPAYVRAVAEFVADLRGVSFAELAETTTENYFKLFNAKK, encoded by the coding sequence ATGCTAGTAGATTCTCATTGCCATTTAGATGGTCTAAATTACGATACCATTCATACTGATCTTGCAGATGTTGTGAACAAAGCAACAGAGCGCGGAGTTTCACATTTATTAAGTGTGTCAGTTACCTTACCGCGTTTTAAAACTATGATCGAATTGATTGCTGATTTTGATAATATCCATGCCTCATGTGGGGTTCACCCCCTGAACCTTGAAGATGAATACGAAAAGTTGGAATTATTAGCGCTAGCAAGTAATGACAAGGTTGTGGCGATTGGTGAAACAGGTTTAGATTATTTCTATTCACCTGAAAACAAAGATATCCAGCAAGCGTCATTCCGTAATCATATTCAAGTGGCGATTGAGCTGAAAAAGCCTTTAATTATCCATACGCGTGGTGCTGTTGATGACACTATCCGGATCTTAAGAGAAGAGGGGGCAGAGAAAATTGGTGGCGTTATCCATTGTTTCACTGAGTCTGACGCAATGGCCGCAGCGGTATTGGAAATGGGTTTCTATATCTCAATATCAGGTATTGTGACGTTTAAATCAGCAAAAGATTTACAGGCTGTTGTTAAAACAATCCCTGCGGACCGATTACTGGTTGAAACCGATTCTCCATACCTCGCTCCTGTGCCATACCGTGGTAAAGAGAATCAACCTGCATATGTACGCGCTGTTGCCGAGTTTGTTGCTGATCTACGTGGTGTAAGCTTTGCTGAACTAGCAGAAACAACAACAGAGAACTACTTTAAGCTGTTTAACGCTAAGAAGTAA
- a CDS encoding DUF2960 domain-containing protein: protein MAHLVTYTYKKQDKKIPFSYRQFHHIYEAAAAEEGIDLTQYLIMEKQVEDVSKGTKAVREFRKNHFTKLGFTNVWFIKDGIEE from the coding sequence TTGGCCCATTTAGTTACCTATACGTATAAAAAACAAGATAAGAAAATTCCATTTTCATACAGACAGTTTCACCATATCTATGAAGCGGCAGCTGCAGAAGAAGGCATCGACCTAACACAATATTTGATAATGGAAAAACAAGTTGAAGATGTATCGAAAGGTACGAAAGCCGTAAGAGAGTTCCGTAAAAATCATTTTACTAAACTAGGCTTTACTAACGTATGGTTTATTAAAGACGGTATTGAAGAATAA
- a CDS encoding DUF2062 domain-containing protein: MPKNLIKKYLPDPESIKEHKHLKIFGDLLHNANLWHLNRRSAAGAFAVGLFMAFVPVPFQMLLAAGFAILFRVNLPLSVALVWLSNPVTMPPMFYGTYILGAWILQVPVHPFSFELTMEWLIQAISLYGPAFLLGCFVSGTFFSILGYFSIRWLWRWKIINAWNKRKASRTK, from the coding sequence ATGCCTAAGAATTTAATTAAGAAATACCTCCCAGACCCAGAGTCAATCAAAGAGCATAAGCACCTTAAAATATTTGGTGATTTACTGCACAATGCAAACCTTTGGCACTTAAATCGTCGCTCTGCTGCGGGTGCTTTTGCTGTCGGTCTATTTATGGCCTTTGTACCCGTTCCTTTCCAGATGTTGTTAGCTGCTGGTTTTGCGATTTTATTTCGGGTTAACTTACCGCTCTCTGTCGCTCTTGTGTGGCTGTCCAACCCTGTGACAATGCCGCCCATGTTTTATGGCACTTATATCCTAGGCGCATGGATATTACAAGTACCCGTACATCCATTCTCTTTTGAATTAACGATGGAATGGTTGATACAGGCAATATCATTGTATGGTCCTGCATTTTTGTTGGGCTGCTTTGTCTCGGGTACATTCTTTTCTATTCTTGGTTATTTTAGTATCCGCTGGCTATGGCGTTGGAAGATAATCAACGCATGGAACAAACGTAAAGCGTCACGCACAAAATAA